The following nucleotide sequence is from Tardiphaga sp. 709.
AATCCATCCGCGACGCTATCGAGAAGATTTGCGCGCGCTTCGACGATGCCTATTGGCTCAAGAAGGACAAGGAGGGCGGTTTCCCCATCGACTTCCACAAGGCGATGGCCGATGCCGGCTGGCTCGGCATCTGTATTCCCGAGGAATATGGCGGCTCGGGCTTGGGGATCACCGAGGCGGCGATCATGATGCGGGCGATTTCCGAATCCGGCGCGGGCATGTCGGGTGCGTCAGCCGTGCATATGAATGTGTTCGGCCTCAACCCCGTCGTGGTGTTCGGCACGCCCGAACAGTGTGCGCGCATGCTGCCGCCGATCGTGGACGGCACCGAGAAATCCTGCTTCGCGGTGACCGAGCCGAACACGGGCCTCAACACCACACAGCTCAAGACTCGCGCCGTGCGCAAGGGCGATCGCTACATCGTCAATGGTCAGAAAGTCTGGATCTCCACCGCGCAGGTCGCCGAAAAAATCCTGTTGCTGGCGCGCACCACGCCGCTGGAAGACGTCAAGAGCCCGACGCATGGGCTTAGCCTGTTCTACACGGATCTCGATCGGTCCAAGATCGCCGTGCACGAGATCGAGAAGCTCGGCCGCAAGGCCGTCGACTCCAATGAGCTGTTCATTGCCGATTTCGAGATTCCGCTGGAGGATCGCATCGGCGAGGAGGGCCACGGCTTCGAATATATCCTGCACGGCATGAACCCCGAGCGCATCCTGATCGCCGCGGAAGCCGTCGGTCTCGGCAAGGCTGCACTGAGGAAGGCGGCTGACTATGCCAAGGTGCGCAACGTGTTCAACCGTCCGATCGGCCAGAACCAGGCGATCCAGCATCCCCTGGCGAAGAACTGGATGGAGCTCGAGGCTGCCTGGCTGATGGTGCTGTCGGCCGGCTGGCAATATGATCAGGGACTGCCCTGTGGTCCTGCGGCGAATTCGGCAAAGTATCTCGCAGGCGAAGCCGGCTATCATGCCTGCGAGCAGGCGGTGATGACCCATGGCGGGTTTGGCTATGCCAAGGAATATCATGTGG
It contains:
- a CDS encoding acyl-CoA dehydrogenase family protein, producing MDFALDANQESIRDAIEKICARFDDAYWLKKDKEGGFPIDFHKAMADAGWLGICIPEEYGGSGLGITEAAIMMRAISESGAGMSGASAVHMNVFGLNPVVVFGTPEQCARMLPPIVDGTEKSCFAVTEPNTGLNTTQLKTRAVRKGDRYIVNGQKVWISTAQVAEKILLLARTTPLEDVKSPTHGLSLFYTDLDRSKIAVHEIEKLGRKAVDSNELFIADFEIPLEDRIGEEGHGFEYILHGMNPERILIAAEAVGLGKAALRKAADYAKVRNVFNRPIGQNQAIQHPLAKNWMELEAAWLMVLSAGWQYDQGLPCGPAANSAKYLAGEAGYHACEQAVMTHGGFGYAKEYHVERYLRESLIPRIAPISRELILSFIAEKALGLPKSY